From Linepithema humile isolate Giens D197 chromosome 8, Lhum_UNIL_v1.0, whole genome shotgun sequence, one genomic window encodes:
- the B9d1 gene encoding B9 domain-containing protein 1 isoform X1, protein MERSRGKPCDNNRTSREAIKLRHNCHEEIFSKLFRTHKILCLYFKGIEEGLTQMCKCSNNPRNLAVWNFPLDVTFKSTNPHGWPQLVISIYGLDFFGHDIIRGYGVCHLPLKTGHHEKRVSIYVPESSSMLQHFVEWLTGRRPELIDPAILASGGGRELTRMRVEGVITVTFNIVLKDLYKLGYDNGEKWKK, encoded by the exons ATGGAGCGTAGTCGCGGTAAGCCGTGTGATAACAATAGAACGTCGAGAGAAGCAATAAAATTACGTCACAATTGTCACGAAGAAATCTTCTCG aagctATTCAGAACACACAAAATTCTGTGTTTATATTTCAAG GGAATCGAAGAGGGTCTGACACAAATGTGCAAATGCAGCAACAACCCAAGAAATCTTGCCGTTTGGAATTTTCCCCTGGATGTTACATTCAAAAGCACAAATCCACATGGAT GGCCGCAGCTTGTCATATCAATTTACGGATTGGATTTTTTCGGTCATGATATCATAAGAGGATATGGAGTATGCCATTTGCCTTTAAAAACAGGGCATCATGAAAAAAG GGTATCGATCTATGTACCGGAGTCATCGTCCATGCTGCAGCATTTCGTGGAGTGGTTAACTGGCAGGAGACCGGAATTAATTGATCCCGCCATACTGGCATCCGGCGGCGGCAGAGAAC TTACTCGCATGAGGGTCGAGGGAGTCATTACTGTAACGTTCAACATCGTTTTGAAGGATTTATACAAGTTAGGTTACGACAACGGTGAGAAATGGAAGAAATGA
- the B9d1 gene encoding B9 domain-containing protein 1 isoform X2 has translation MSVNGQFFLSITGSIEHAEFYDVDNAYCKYGFHFGPEWSVVAGIEEGLTQMCKCSNNPRNLAVWNFPLDVTFKSTNPHGWPQLVISIYGLDFFGHDIIRGYGVCHLPLKTGHHEKRVSIYVPESSSMLQHFVEWLTGRRPELIDPAILASGGGRELTRMRVEGVITVTFNIVLKDLYKLGYDNGEKWKK, from the exons ATGTCAGTGAATGGTCAGTTTTTCTTGTCTATTACCGGTTCCATCGAGCATGCAGAGTTTTACGATGTTGATAACGCGTACTGCAAGTACGGCTTTCATTTCGGACCGGAATGGAGCGTAGTCGCG GGAATCGAAGAGGGTCTGACACAAATGTGCAAATGCAGCAACAACCCAAGAAATCTTGCCGTTTGGAATTTTCCCCTGGATGTTACATTCAAAAGCACAAATCCACATGGAT GGCCGCAGCTTGTCATATCAATTTACGGATTGGATTTTTTCGGTCATGATATCATAAGAGGATATGGAGTATGCCATTTGCCTTTAAAAACAGGGCATCATGAAAAAAG GGTATCGATCTATGTACCGGAGTCATCGTCCATGCTGCAGCATTTCGTGGAGTGGTTAACTGGCAGGAGACCGGAATTAATTGATCCCGCCATACTGGCATCCGGCGGCGGCAGAGAAC TTACTCGCATGAGGGTCGAGGGAGTCATTACTGTAACGTTCAACATCGTTTTGAAGGATTTATACAAGTTAGGTTACGACAACGGTGAGAAATGGAAGAAATGA
- the B9d1 gene encoding B9 domain-containing protein 1 isoform X3, producing the protein MPLFIFGIEEGLTQMCKCSNNPRNLAVWNFPLDVTFKSTNPHGWPQLVISIYGLDFFGHDIIRGYGVCHLPLKTGHHEKRVSIYVPESSSMLQHFVEWLTGRRPELIDPAILASGGGRELTRMRVEGVITVTFNIVLKDLYKLGYDNGEKWKK; encoded by the exons ATGCctctctttattttt GGAATCGAAGAGGGTCTGACACAAATGTGCAAATGCAGCAACAACCCAAGAAATCTTGCCGTTTGGAATTTTCCCCTGGATGTTACATTCAAAAGCACAAATCCACATGGAT GGCCGCAGCTTGTCATATCAATTTACGGATTGGATTTTTTCGGTCATGATATCATAAGAGGATATGGAGTATGCCATTTGCCTTTAAAAACAGGGCATCATGAAAAAAG GGTATCGATCTATGTACCGGAGTCATCGTCCATGCTGCAGCATTTCGTGGAGTGGTTAACTGGCAGGAGACCGGAATTAATTGATCCCGCCATACTGGCATCCGGCGGCGGCAGAGAAC TTACTCGCATGAGGGTCGAGGGAGTCATTACTGTAACGTTCAACATCGTTTTGAAGGATTTATACAAGTTAGGTTACGACAACGGTGAGAAATGGAAGAAATGA